From the genome of Longimicrobium sp., one region includes:
- a CDS encoding glycine--tRNA ligase yields MADTELMDKLVSLAKRRGYVFQSSEIYGGTGSVWDYGPLGVELKRNVKEAWWRAMVHERDDIEGLDAAILMHPRVWEASGHVENFTDPLVECRNCHRRFRVDILLAETGAASLDQAQCPSCGKRGEWTEPRQFNLMFKTFMGPVEEDANVVYLRPETAQGIYVNFLNVQQSARQKIPFGIAQIGKAFRNEITPGNFTFRTREFEQMEMQFFVKPGTDGAFFDEWRERRLAWHREVIGLAPERLRYTPHEQLAHYASAAGDVEFFFGGTIGDEGWGEIEGVHNRTDFDLSRHQEYSGKRLEYIDPAAGERYVPYIIETSAGADRVTLAVLANGYREEEVEGETRVVLSIKPSLAPLKAGVFPLVKKDGMPERAVQIHEDLRRRGIPSFYDESGAIGRRYRRQDEAGTPFCITVDGETMEQGTVTVRDRDSMEQARISQDEVVRYLEERVR; encoded by the coding sequence ATGGCCGACACCGAACTGATGGACAAGCTCGTCTCCCTCGCCAAGCGCAGGGGGTACGTCTTCCAGTCTTCCGAGATCTACGGGGGCACCGGCTCCGTGTGGGACTACGGCCCGCTGGGCGTGGAGCTCAAGCGGAACGTGAAGGAGGCGTGGTGGCGCGCCATGGTCCACGAGCGCGACGACATCGAGGGGCTCGACGCCGCCATCCTCATGCACCCGCGCGTGTGGGAGGCCAGCGGGCACGTGGAGAACTTCACCGACCCGCTGGTGGAGTGCCGCAACTGCCACCGCCGCTTCCGCGTCGACATCCTCCTGGCCGAGACCGGCGCCGCCTCTCTCGACCAGGCGCAGTGCCCCAGCTGCGGCAAGCGGGGCGAGTGGACCGAGCCGCGGCAGTTCAACCTGATGTTCAAGACGTTCATGGGCCCCGTCGAGGAGGACGCGAACGTCGTGTACCTGCGCCCCGAGACCGCGCAGGGCATCTACGTCAACTTCCTGAACGTGCAGCAGAGCGCGCGGCAGAAGATCCCCTTCGGGATCGCGCAGATCGGGAAGGCGTTCCGCAACGAGATCACGCCGGGGAACTTCACCTTCCGGACGCGCGAGTTCGAGCAGATGGAGATGCAGTTCTTCGTGAAGCCCGGCACCGACGGGGCGTTCTTCGACGAGTGGCGCGAGCGGCGGCTGGCCTGGCACCGCGAGGTGATCGGCCTCGCCCCGGAGCGCCTGCGCTACACCCCGCACGAGCAGCTCGCGCACTACGCCAGCGCCGCGGGCGACGTCGAGTTCTTCTTCGGCGGCACCATCGGCGACGAGGGGTGGGGCGAGATCGAGGGCGTGCACAACCGCACCGACTTCGACCTCTCCCGGCACCAGGAGTACTCGGGGAAGCGGCTGGAGTACATCGACCCGGCCGCGGGCGAGCGCTACGTCCCCTACATCATCGAGACCTCGGCCGGCGCCGACCGCGTGACGCTGGCCGTGCTGGCCAACGGCTACCGCGAGGAGGAGGTGGAGGGCGAGACGCGCGTGGTGCTCTCCATCAAGCCGTCGCTGGCGCCGCTCAAGGCCGGCGTCTTCCCGCTGGTGAAGAAGGACGGGATGCCCGAGCGTGCCGTGCAGATCCACGAGGACCTGCGCCGGCGCGGCATCCCCAGCTTCTACGACGAGTCGGGCGCCATCGGCCGGCGCTACCGCCGCCAGGACGAGGCCGGCACGCCGTTCTGCATCACCGTCGACGGCGAGACGATGGAGCAGGGCACCGTCACCGTGCGCGACCGCGACTCGATGGAGCAGGCGCGCATCTCGCAGGACGAGGTCGTGCGCTACCTGGAGGAGCGGGTGCGGTAG
- a CDS encoding DUF2442 domain-containing protein yields MAAEWAPPADEELLAQVAAAREHGRLAAEVEPRAVSARCDAATGWTILQLANGCIFAFPPDVDSEVSALTPEQRARVRVFPGGSGLYWEGTDATLSIPGLLGGEHRPWLAPEAGESPAPRRRRA; encoded by the coding sequence ATGGCAGCTGAGTGGGCACCTCCCGCCGATGAAGAGCTCCTCGCCCAGGTGGCCGCCGCGCGGGAGCACGGCCGCCTCGCGGCGGAAGTGGAGCCGCGGGCCGTCAGCGCGCGCTGCGACGCGGCGACGGGGTGGACCATCCTGCAGCTGGCGAACGGGTGCATCTTCGCCTTCCCGCCCGACGTGGACAGCGAGGTCAGCGCCCTCACTCCGGAGCAGCGCGCGCGGGTCCGGGTCTTCCCGGGCGGAAGCGGGCTGTACTGGGAAGGCACGGACGCCACGCTGTCGATCCCCGGGCTCCTGGGCGGCGAGCACCGGCCGTGGCTCGCTCCCGAAGCCGGCGAATCTCCGGCGCCGCGGCGACGCCGGGCCTGA
- a CDS encoding SprT-like domain-containing protein: MKLKDILLDLFDSVLEPSRPEPPPARPAAPPQPAAPARPQARPARDPGVRDEAAVLAVLRRGGAEYRRVVFTRNRRIMISVGKDRVSLRINEAFAAAPEHVLLAVGALYSNARGRKKQQARETVRRFINEMPRVSVEPRGPKRRPVHPSDRVHLERLQAEFDRVNRQSFGGRLPRVPIFLSRKMRRRNGHFSSHPLEIVISHRLCTHGHPGEAEHTVRHEMIHLWQYIEGVEVDHGPAFRRLAHRLDVHPRATRQVKWKGRA, translated from the coding sequence TTGAAGCTCAAGGACATCCTGCTGGACCTGTTCGACTCCGTCCTGGAGCCGAGCCGGCCCGAGCCCCCCCCCGCGCGCCCCGCCGCCCCGCCGCAGCCGGCCGCGCCTGCCCGTCCCCAGGCGAGGCCCGCGCGCGACCCCGGCGTCCGCGACGAGGCCGCCGTGCTGGCGGTGCTGCGCCGCGGGGGGGCCGAGTACCGGCGCGTGGTCTTCACGCGCAACCGCCGCATCATGATCTCGGTGGGGAAGGACCGCGTCTCGCTGCGGATCAACGAGGCCTTCGCCGCCGCGCCCGAGCACGTCCTGCTCGCCGTCGGCGCACTGTACTCGAACGCCCGCGGCCGGAAGAAGCAGCAGGCGCGCGAGACGGTGCGGCGCTTCATCAACGAGATGCCGCGCGTCTCCGTGGAGCCGCGTGGCCCGAAGCGGCGCCCCGTCCACCCGTCCGACCGCGTGCACCTGGAGCGGCTGCAGGCCGAGTTCGACCGCGTCAACCGCCAGAGCTTCGGCGGACGGCTGCCGCGGGTGCCGATCTTCCTGTCGCGGAAGATGCGGCGGAGGAACGGCCACTTCTCGTCGCACCCGCTGGAGATCGTCATCTCCCACCGGCTGTGCACCCACGGCCACCCGGGCGAGGCCGAGCACACCGTCCGCCACGAGATGATCCACCTCTGGCAGTACATCGAGGGCGTCGAGGTGGACCACGGCCCCGCCTTCCGCCGCCTGGCCCACCGCCTGGACGTGCACCCGCGCGCCACCCGCCAGGTGAAGTGGAAGGGACGGGCGTGA
- a CDS encoding radical SAM protein yields the protein MPEIDTAGVGERLGEIAATVEAGGRISTEDAAVLWHHGSDDQLKRLAGLVRARWHAPDRATYMVMRIINYTNVCVAQCDYCAFYVLPNQAGGYVLTREDVFAKIDELLEVGGDLVAFNGGFNPKLPLHYYADLFAAVRERYGDRVEFYALTIAEFMFLADRANLSYHQAAARLRDAGVHWITGGGSEILTEDFRKRHAKFKYTVREYFEAQRAVVDVGMRTTATMVIGFDETLAERLEHLERTRDFQDGCLRDGLGGLFSFLCWTYKPYGTALGGREISPREYWRHMALSRIFLDNVKHFRTSVLTQNEDAFRALQYGADDFDLPIEDEVTQKAGARIDLDLDRLLAIPRALGYRVEYRHAERPPALATA from the coding sequence GTGCCCGAGATCGACACGGCGGGAGTGGGAGAGCGGCTCGGCGAGATCGCGGCGACGGTGGAGGCGGGCGGCCGCATCTCCACCGAAGACGCCGCCGTCCTCTGGCACCACGGCAGCGACGACCAGCTGAAGCGCCTGGCCGGCCTCGTCCGCGCCCGCTGGCACGCGCCGGACCGCGCCACCTACATGGTGATGCGGATCATCAACTACACCAACGTGTGCGTGGCGCAGTGCGACTACTGCGCCTTCTACGTGCTCCCCAACCAGGCCGGCGGCTACGTGCTCACCCGCGAGGACGTCTTCGCCAAGATCGACGAGCTGCTGGAGGTGGGGGGCGACCTGGTGGCCTTCAACGGCGGCTTCAACCCGAAGCTCCCGCTGCACTACTACGCCGACCTCTTCGCCGCCGTGCGGGAGCGCTACGGCGACCGGGTGGAGTTCTACGCGCTCACCATCGCCGAGTTCATGTTCCTGGCCGACCGCGCCAACCTCTCGTACCACCAGGCGGCGGCGCGGCTCAGGGATGCCGGCGTGCACTGGATCACCGGCGGAGGATCGGAGATCCTCACCGAGGACTTCCGGAAGCGGCACGCCAAGTTCAAGTACACGGTCCGCGAGTACTTCGAGGCCCAGCGCGCCGTGGTCGACGTGGGGATGCGGACCACGGCCACCATGGTGATCGGCTTCGACGAGACGCTCGCGGAGCGGCTCGAGCACCTCGAGCGCACCCGCGACTTCCAGGACGGCTGCCTGCGCGACGGGCTCGGCGGGCTCTTCTCCTTCCTCTGCTGGACGTACAAGCCGTACGGCACCGCGCTGGGGGGGCGGGAGATCAGCCCGCGCGAGTACTGGAGGCACATGGCGCTCTCGCGCATCTTCCTGGACAACGTGAAGCACTTCCGCACCTCGGTGCTCACGCAGAACGAGGACGCCTTCCGCGCGCTGCAGTACGGCGCCGACGACTTCGACCTGCCGATCGAAGACGAGGTGACCCAGAAGGCCGGCGCGCGCATCGACCTGGACCTGGACCGCCTGCTGGCCATCCCGCGGGCGCTGGGGTACCGGGTCGAGTACCGCCACGCCGAGCGCCCGCCCGCGCTCGCCACCGCCTGA
- the recG gene encoding ATP-dependent DNA helicase RecG, with translation MPYPEPSRFHAVSELDRPVQFLKGVGPGRAPLLQKLGLLTARDVLYHAPHRYEDASTITRIADLAPGMDATIIGRVVSRGVLPTRRGLRIFQAVVKDSTGMIECAWPGQPYLERVVNKGDLLLLSGPVRFYHGRQMQPREFTVIAGEGETASEEGGAIFPVYPATEGLTHRQVRKLIHDNLDDLLRRVRQEDDVLPADVRERAEVVPLAKALEAIHRPASLDEAELGRRRLAYEELFFLQLLHARARHRAVMERPGIAFERKDFLVKPFHKRLPFTLTEAQKKVLREIGEDMTAPRRMNRLLQGDVGSGKTVVALFAMLRAVENGWQAALMAPTEILAEQHARTLVGLLEGLPVGVTLLTGRMGAKQRREAGYRLASGGAGIAVGTHALIQEGVEFDRLGLVVVDEQHRFGVKQRLALAEMGTSADMLVMSATPIPRSLALTLYGDLDVSVLDERPPGRKPVRTALRFPSSVPKVMEFVREQVEAGRQAYFVYPLVEESEKVDLKNATQEYERLKTKVFPDLRVALIHGQMPGDEKDRVMRAFAAGEVDVLVSTTVIEVGIDVPNATVMVVEHAERFGLSQLHQLRGRVGRGAEESYCVLLATGNEARERLKYFASTEDGFKIAEYDMRIRGYGDLFGARQTGLPDFRFADLEKDFNLLGRARAEARRIVDADPELERHPMLRRVLEERYGERARMFHVG, from the coding sequence TTGCCGTACCCCGAGCCGTCCCGCTTCCACGCCGTTTCCGAGCTCGACCGCCCGGTGCAGTTCCTCAAGGGCGTGGGGCCCGGCCGCGCGCCGCTGCTCCAGAAGCTGGGGCTGCTCACCGCGCGCGACGTGCTCTACCACGCCCCGCACCGCTACGAGGACGCCTCCACCATCACCCGCATCGCCGACCTGGCGCCGGGGATGGACGCCACCATCATCGGCCGCGTCGTCTCCCGCGGCGTGCTGCCCACGCGCCGGGGGCTGCGCATCTTCCAGGCGGTGGTGAAAGACTCCACGGGGATGATCGAGTGCGCCTGGCCGGGCCAGCCGTACCTGGAGCGCGTCGTCAACAAGGGCGATCTCCTCCTGCTGTCCGGCCCCGTGCGCTTCTACCACGGGCGCCAGATGCAGCCGCGCGAGTTCACCGTGATCGCCGGCGAGGGCGAGACGGCCAGCGAGGAGGGCGGCGCCATCTTCCCCGTCTATCCCGCCACGGAGGGGCTCACCCACCGGCAGGTCCGCAAGCTGATCCACGACAACCTGGACGACCTCCTGCGCCGGGTGCGGCAGGAAGACGACGTGCTCCCGGCGGACGTCCGCGAGCGCGCCGAGGTGGTCCCCCTGGCGAAGGCGCTGGAGGCGATCCACCGCCCCGCGTCGCTGGACGAGGCGGAGCTGGGGCGGCGGCGGCTGGCGTACGAGGAGCTCTTCTTCCTCCAGCTCCTGCACGCCCGCGCCCGCCACCGCGCCGTGATGGAGCGCCCGGGGATCGCCTTCGAGCGCAAGGACTTCCTGGTGAAGCCCTTCCACAAGCGCCTCCCCTTCACGCTGACCGAGGCGCAGAAGAAGGTGCTGCGGGAGATCGGCGAGGACATGACGGCGCCCCGGCGCATGAACCGGCTCCTGCAGGGCGACGTGGGCTCGGGGAAGACGGTGGTGGCGCTCTTCGCCATGCTGCGCGCGGTGGAGAACGGCTGGCAGGCGGCGCTGATGGCCCCCACCGAGATCCTGGCCGAGCAGCACGCCCGCACCCTGGTGGGCCTGCTGGAGGGGCTCCCCGTGGGCGTCACCCTCCTCACCGGGCGGATGGGGGCGAAGCAGCGGCGGGAAGCAGGGTATCGGCTGGCGTCCGGCGGCGCGGGGATCGCCGTGGGCACCCACGCGCTGATCCAGGAGGGCGTCGAGTTCGACCGGCTGGGCCTGGTGGTGGTCGACGAGCAGCACCGCTTCGGGGTGAAGCAGCGCCTGGCGCTGGCGGAGATGGGCACCAGCGCCGACATGCTGGTGATGAGCGCCACGCCGATCCCCCGCTCGCTGGCGCTCACCCTTTACGGCGACCTGGACGTCTCGGTGCTGGACGAGCGCCCGCCGGGGCGCAAGCCGGTGCGCACGGCGCTGCGCTTCCCCTCGTCGGTGCCCAAGGTGATGGAGTTCGTGCGCGAGCAGGTGGAGGCCGGGCGGCAGGCGTACTTCGTCTATCCGCTGGTGGAGGAGTCGGAGAAGGTCGACCTGAAGAACGCCACGCAGGAGTACGAGCGGCTGAAGACGAAAGTCTTCCCCGACCTGCGCGTGGCGCTGATCCACGGCCAGATGCCGGGCGACGAGAAGGACCGGGTGATGCGCGCCTTCGCCGCCGGCGAGGTGGACGTGCTGGTCTCCACCACGGTGATCGAGGTGGGGATCGACGTCCCCAACGCCACGGTGATGGTGGTGGAGCACGCCGAGCGCTTCGGCCTCTCGCAGCTGCACCAGCTGCGCGGCCGGGTGGGGCGCGGCGCCGAGGAGAGCTACTGCGTCCTGCTGGCGACGGGGAACGAGGCGCGGGAGCGGCTGAAGTACTTCGCCTCGACCGAGGACGGGTTCAAGATCGCCGAGTACGACATGCGCATCCGGGGCTACGGCGACCTGTTCGGCGCGCGGCAGACGGGGCTCCCCGACTTCCGCTTCGCCGACCTGGAGAAGGACTTCAACCTGCTGGGCCGCGCCCGCGCCGAGGCCCGCCGCATCGTCGACGCCGACCCCGAGCTGGAGCGCCACCCCATGCTGCGCCGGGTGCTGGAGGAGCGCTACGGCGAGCGCGCCCGCATGTTCCACGTGGGGTGA
- the ftsY gene encoding signal recognition particle-docking protein FtsY, whose protein sequence is MARLFRRKEEGKKSLWDRIVDVALTDVSVLVKGMDEGSLERLEETLIAADFGVPATLKLVGAVETLAQRGVAKTQRDYLRGVREEIEAILRAGRSDTALRFNFDEGPTVYLIVGVNGVGKTTTIAKLAHRLKKQGRTVLLAAGDTFRAGAIEQLKRWAERVGVDFVGSEPGRDPAAVAFDAVEQAQQRGIDVVIVDTAGRLHTQGDLMKELEKMHRVIGKRQDGAPHETLIVLDATVGQNGMAQVRTFLQTLPLSGIILTKLDGTAKGGIIVALKEEFDLPVKFVGVGEKMDDLLPFEVGAFAEEVLTV, encoded by the coding sequence ATGGCGCGCCTGTTCCGCCGGAAGGAAGAAGGGAAGAAGTCGCTCTGGGACCGCATCGTCGACGTGGCGCTCACCGACGTGTCGGTGCTGGTCAAGGGGATGGACGAAGGCTCGCTGGAGCGGCTGGAGGAGACGCTGATCGCCGCCGACTTCGGCGTGCCCGCCACGCTGAAGCTGGTGGGCGCGGTGGAGACGCTGGCCCAGCGCGGGGTGGCGAAGACCCAGCGCGACTACTTGCGCGGCGTGCGCGAGGAGATCGAGGCCATCCTGCGCGCCGGCCGCTCCGACACCGCGCTCCGCTTCAACTTCGACGAGGGGCCCACGGTCTACCTGATCGTCGGCGTCAACGGGGTGGGGAAGACCACCACCATCGCCAAGCTGGCGCACCGGCTCAAGAAGCAGGGCCGCACCGTGCTGCTGGCCGCCGGCGACACCTTCCGCGCGGGCGCCATCGAGCAGCTCAAGCGCTGGGCCGAGCGCGTGGGCGTCGACTTCGTGGGGAGCGAGCCGGGGCGCGACCCGGCCGCCGTGGCCTTCGACGCCGTGGAGCAGGCGCAGCAGCGCGGGATCGACGTGGTGATCGTGGACACCGCCGGCCGGCTGCACACCCAGGGCGACCTGATGAAGGAGCTGGAGAAGATGCACCGGGTGATCGGCAAGCGGCAGGACGGCGCCCCGCACGAGACGCTGATCGTCCTCGACGCCACCGTGGGCCAGAACGGGATGGCGCAGGTGCGCACCTTCCTGCAGACGCTGCCGCTGTCCGGGATCATCCTCACCAAGCTGGACGGCACCGCGAAGGGCGGGATCATCGTGGCCCTCAAGGAGGAGTTCGACCTCCCCGTGAAGTTCGTCGGCGTGGGCGAGAAGATGGACGACCTCCTCCCCTTCGAGGTCGGCGCCTTCGCCGAGGAAGTGCTGACGGTGTGA
- a CDS encoding VOC family protein, whose translation MPRITPFLWFDNQAEEAASFYCSIFPNSRIVKVARYGEAGPGPKGSVMTVELELDGQPFIALNGGPHFTFTEAVSFSVECKSQEEVDRYWAALADGGEEGPCGWLKDRYGLSWQVNPTALGEMLADPDPEKSKRVMEAMLQMKKIDIPTLERAYEQG comes from the coding sequence ATGCCCAGGATCACGCCGTTCCTGTGGTTCGACAACCAGGCCGAGGAGGCCGCGAGCTTCTACTGCTCGATCTTCCCCAACTCGCGGATCGTGAAGGTCGCGCGCTACGGCGAGGCGGGGCCCGGGCCGAAGGGGAGCGTGATGACCGTGGAGCTCGAGCTCGACGGGCAGCCGTTCATCGCGCTGAACGGCGGGCCGCACTTCACGTTCACCGAGGCGGTCTCGTTCTCCGTGGAGTGCAAGTCTCAGGAGGAGGTGGACCGGTACTGGGCGGCGCTCGCCGACGGCGGCGAGGAGGGGCCGTGCGGCTGGCTCAAGGACCGGTACGGCCTGTCGTGGCAGGTCAACCCCACCGCCCTGGGCGAGATGCTGGCCGACCCCGACCCCGAGAAGTCGAAGCGGGTCATGGAGGCCATGCTCCAGATGAAGAAGATCGACATCCCGACGCTGGAGCGCGCCTACGAGCAGGGCTGA
- a CDS encoding superoxide dismutase has translation MPFTLPDLPYPFDALEPHIDARTMEIHHDRHHKTYVDNLNAALEKHPEFDAGGDVDELMRRINEVPEDIRTAVRNNGGGHANHSLFWTIMKRDGGGEPSGRLAEAIERDLGGYAQLRQQLVDAGKARFGSGWAWLVVGGDGRLQVTHTANQDSPLMEGNTPILGIDVWEHAYYLKYQNKRPDYLDAWFNTVNWDEVAARYQRAAGGS, from the coding sequence ATGCCGTTCACGCTTCCCGACCTGCCCTACCCGTTCGACGCGCTCGAGCCGCACATCGACGCGCGGACGATGGAGATCCACCACGACCGGCACCACAAGACGTACGTCGACAACCTGAACGCCGCGCTGGAGAAGCACCCCGAGTTCGACGCCGGCGGCGACGTCGACGAGCTCATGCGCCGCATCAACGAGGTCCCCGAGGACATCCGCACCGCGGTGCGCAACAACGGCGGCGGCCACGCCAACCACTCGCTCTTCTGGACCATCATGAAGCGGGACGGCGGCGGCGAGCCCTCGGGCCGCCTGGCCGAGGCGATCGAGCGCGACCTGGGCGGCTATGCGCAGCTCAGGCAGCAGCTCGTCGACGCCGGCAAGGCGCGCTTCGGCAGCGGCTGGGCGTGGCTGGTCGTCGGCGGCGACGGGCGGCTGCAGGTGACCCACACCGCCAACCAGGACTCGCCGCTGATGGAGGGGAACACCCCGATCCTGGGGATCGACGTGTGGGAGCACGCCTACTACCTCAAGTACCAGAACAAGCGCCCCGACTACCTGGACGCCTGGTTCAACACTGTGAACTGGGACGAGGTGGCCGCCCGCTACCAGCGCGCCGCAGGCGGAAGCTGA
- a CDS encoding c-type cytochrome, whose amino-acid sequence MAAASAALAVAAACSARDILQPGSDAAAAKAGVDIRAVAEGRQVFRFDDFGDWRFWTDTLRLNDLVETVPPRLALQLGLKVDVDAVPPDVLAAVLANPALLDDPAVTRSLLQLDAVVGVRAQVSGDQVTRIGITCALCHSSVDNSAAPGIGHRLDGWPNRDLAVGTIVSLTPGLPDALRPTYASWPAGFYDARFNFDGISDPTLIPPAYGLAGVGLETYTGEGPISYWNAYVAVTQMHGKGSFSDPRLGVSIVVPPQEDQVKGKLPALRAYQHALEAPAPPAGSFDPAAAARGRVVFAGRARCASCHSGPNFTDGNLHAPAETGMDPTHAERSTTKQYRATPLRGLWHRPPYFHDGSAATLQGVVNHYDGYLGLGLTAAQKADLVEYLKSL is encoded by the coding sequence ATGGCCGCCGCGTCGGCGGCGCTGGCCGTGGCCGCGGCGTGCAGCGCGCGGGACATCCTCCAGCCGGGCTCCGATGCGGCGGCCGCGAAGGCGGGCGTGGACATCCGGGCCGTGGCGGAAGGCCGGCAGGTCTTCCGCTTCGACGACTTCGGCGACTGGCGGTTCTGGACCGACACGCTCCGCCTGAACGACCTGGTGGAGACGGTGCCGCCGCGGCTGGCGCTCCAGCTCGGGCTCAAGGTCGACGTCGACGCCGTGCCGCCCGACGTCCTCGCCGCCGTCCTCGCGAACCCGGCGCTGCTGGACGACCCCGCGGTCACCCGCTCCCTGCTGCAGCTCGACGCGGTCGTCGGGGTGAGGGCGCAGGTCTCGGGCGACCAGGTCACGCGCATCGGCATCACCTGCGCGCTCTGCCACTCCAGCGTCGACAACTCGGCCGCGCCGGGGATCGGGCACCGGCTCGACGGGTGGCCGAACCGCGACCTGGCGGTGGGCACCATCGTCTCGCTCACGCCGGGGCTCCCCGACGCGCTGCGGCCGACGTACGCCTCGTGGCCCGCCGGCTTCTACGACGCGCGCTTCAACTTCGACGGCATCAGCGACCCGACGCTCATCCCGCCCGCCTACGGCCTGGCCGGCGTGGGGCTGGAGACGTACACGGGCGAGGGGCCGATCTCGTACTGGAACGCCTACGTGGCGGTCACGCAGATGCACGGGAAGGGCTCCTTCTCCGACCCGCGGCTGGGCGTCAGCATCGTGGTGCCGCCGCAGGAAGACCAGGTGAAGGGCAAGCTCCCGGCGCTGCGCGCCTACCAGCACGCGCTCGAGGCGCCCGCGCCGCCGGCCGGCAGCTTCGACCCGGCGGCCGCGGCGCGCGGCAGGGTGGTGTTCGCGGGGCGCGCCCGCTGCGCCTCGTGCCACTCCGGGCCGAACTTCACCGACGGGAACCTGCACGCGCCCGCGGAGACGGGGATGGACCCCACGCACGCCGAGCGGAGCACCACCAAGCAGTACCGCGCCACGCCGCTGCGGGGGCTGTGGCACCGCCCGCCCTACTTCCACGACGGGAGCGCGGCCACCCTGCAGGGCGTGGTGAACCACTACGACGGCTATCTCGGCCTGGGGCTCACCGCGGCCCAGAAGGCGGACCTGGTCGAGTACCTGAAGTCGCTCTAA
- the folE gene encoding GTP cyclohydrolase I FolE, whose translation MRVLVRRQLELLGEDPERDGLLRTPERVAKSLAWLTGGYAMDVADVVGGGVFEEAHDSMVMVRDVEMYSLCEHHLLPFFGKVHVAYVPDGRIVGLSKLPRIVDVFARRLQVQERLTEQIADAIEEVLRPRGVGVVIEAAHLCMMMRGVEKQNSKTLTSALRGVFRDDPRTRDEFLRLAHGTRR comes from the coding sequence ATGCGCGTGCTGGTGCGCCGGCAGCTGGAGCTGCTGGGCGAAGACCCGGAGCGCGACGGCCTGCTGCGCACCCCCGAGCGGGTGGCGAAGTCGCTGGCGTGGCTCACGGGCGGGTACGCCATGGACGTGGCCGACGTGGTGGGCGGGGGCGTCTTCGAGGAGGCGCACGACTCGATGGTGATGGTGCGCGACGTGGAGATGTACTCCCTCTGCGAGCACCACCTCCTCCCGTTCTTCGGGAAGGTGCACGTGGCCTACGTCCCCGACGGGCGGATCGTCGGCCTCTCCAAGCTGCCGCGCATCGTGGACGTCTTCGCGCGCCGCCTCCAGGTGCAGGAGCGCCTCACCGAGCAGATCGCCGACGCCATCGAGGAGGTGCTGCGGCCGCGCGGCGTGGGCGTGGTGATCGAGGCCGCGCACCTGTGCATGATGATGCGAGGCGTCGAGAAGCAGAACTCGAAGACGCTCACCAGCGCGCTCCGCGGCGTGTTCCGCGACGACCCGCGCACCCGCGACGAGTTCCTGCGCCTGGCCCACGGCACGCGCCGGTAG